CGACCAGGCGCAGTCTCTCGGCAACAGCCAACGCCCCCTCGACCGTCGTATCCGGAAAAATTACGGCAAACTCGTCTCCTCCCCAGCGGGATACGACATCAAACGTCCGCGTGTTGGCCTTTAACATCCTGGCAAGTTCAATAAGCAGTTTATCGCCGGCAACATGGCCGTAGCTGTCATTGATGCGTTTGAAATTATCGGTGTCAATCATCGCGATGCATAGGGAGGATTGAGACCGTTGGGCCCGTTCCATCTCTTCCATCAATCGACGATTAAAATAGCCTCTGTTCCATAATCCGGTCAAAGAATCGGTGCAGGCGCCCCGCCGGAAGTACTTTAACAATTTGCCGGTAACAATACCGGCCAATGCCGCCGTCCCACCCGCCAAAAGCCAAACTGTATCCTTATCCATAAAGGAAGAAAGCGCATATAATGCCGCAGTGACCGACACCCCTAAGAACCCAAACACATAATGAACAACCCGCCAAAACATTTCTTCCATCAACCACAGAGCCCCCCCTCCGACTTACTAAATATAATGTAACATATATATCGGAGGAAAGCAGCGGTTGCTTAATTGGAAAATTTAACTATTTTTCTTTAAAAATTACTTAGCGGGTGCGTGCTGAAGCACATACGCACCCGCGCTTATCCTCATAGCCCTTTCTGTTCAATACCGCTGAATAAAAAGCCGAGGTGTGCCGTCGAATTCATCAGCACCAGCCGCCAGCAGCCATTGTCCTGATACTCAAAGACATTGATGCAGGTATTGTCCTGCTTGACCTGCCAAAAATGGGACAGGTCAATATCCAGGATGGAGCACAGCACCGCCTTGTTGACCGCATCATGGGCCACCACCAGCACCGTCTGGCCGGCGTGGCGGGCCGCATAGTCGCGGAAAGCGGCCATGGCCCGGTCGCGCACATCGACGATGGTCTCACCGCCGGGCATCCTGACATCGACTACTGTCGTCCGCCATTTCTCCAACAGGTCCGGATAGCGCGCCGCCACTTCGCTGGCGAGCATCCCCTCCCATTCGCCGTGATTGATCTCCAACAGCCGGTCATCAGCCGTAACGGCGAGACCGTGATGACGGGCGCACATGACGGCCGTATCGTAGGACCGGGACAAGGGACTGGAATAGCATGCGTCAATCGGGATATCTTTCAGCGCCGCGGCCACCCTTTCGCCCTGCCATTTGCCAAAGTCGCTAAGGGGCGTGTCAATCTGCCCCTGATACCGGCCTTCCCGGTTCCAGGTCGTCTCACCGTGGCGTACCAAAATGAACCGTGTCGCCATTGTCCCCCTCCTTAACCGGCATTGAAGTTGACTAATTTTGCGCCGAGAATGCCGTCGACGGCCTTAATCCTCAGCATAACCGGCGTGGGAATGTCACTTTCCACCGCCATTACCATGATATTGGTGCCGGCCTGTTCGGTGCGGCCAACCTGCATGCCCGCGATGTTGATGTTGTGCTCACCCAGGATGGTGCCAACCTTGCCCACCATGCCCGGCTTGTCGATATGGGGGCCGATCAGCAGCCAGCCCTCCGGCTCGACGTCGACGCGATAGCCGTCAATCATGACAATGCGCCCTTCCGTCTTCCCGAACAGCGTGCCGGCCACCATATGGGCGGTCTTGTCGGTGCGAACCCTTACTGTGATGAGGTTGGCGAAGTTGGCCGTTTCTTTGCTTTTTATTTCCTTGACTTTAATGCCCCGCGCCTTGGCGATGCCGGGTGCATTGACATAGTTTACTTTTTCCTGCAGGATGGGGTTGAGCATCCCCTTGAGGACGGCCGTGGTGACAAGCCGCGTATCGACCTCACTGATGTCGCCGTTATACTCCACGTCCACGACGCTGATGCGGCCGTCGGCCAGGTGAACGGCCAGACAACCCATCTTTTCCGCCACCTTGAAATAGGGCTGAATGACTTCCAGCACATGGGGCGGGATGGGCGCCAGATTAACCGCCGTGGTCACCGGCTCGCCCCGCAAGGCGGCAATGATGCCGCGAGCGACATCCACGGCCACGCCGACCTGGGCTTCGGCGGTCGAGGCGCCGAGATGGGGAGTAAGTACCACATTGTTCAGACCGAGCAGGGGATTGTTCGGATCAATCGGTTCCTTTTCAAAAACGTCTATTGCCGCACCGGCCACAATGCCGTCCTGTAGGGCCTGGGCCAGGGCGCCCTCGTCGATGATGCCGCCCCGGGCGCAGTTAATGATACGTACGCCCCGCTTCATGCGTTTAAACGCATCCTGGCCGAGCAGGCCCCTGGTGTCAGCCGTCAATGGCAGGTGGAGGGTGAGGAAATCGGCGGCGGCCAGCACTTCGTCCAGCTCGACCAGCTCAACGCCCAACGCCTTGGCATTATCGGCATTGATAAACGGGTCATAAGCCAGCACCGTCATCTCCATGGCCATGGCCCGTTTGGCCACCCCCGCCCCGATGCGGCCAAGGCCGAGGATGCCGAGCGTTTTGCCCCTGAGCTCCACTCCCATGAACTTGCTGCGCTGCCACTCACCGGCCTTCATGGTGGCGTGGGCCTGGGGAATATTGCGGGCCAGGGCCAGCATCATGGCCATGGTATGTTCGGTCGCGGCCACGGTGTTGCCTTCCGGGGCGTTGAGGACGATGATGCCCCGTTTGGTAGCCGCCTCGACGTCTATATTATCAACGCCGACACCGGCCCGGCCGATGACTTTCAGGTTAGCCGCGGCGTCAATGACCGCCTTGGTGACCTTGGTCTCACTGCGCACCACCAGGGCGTCGTAGGCCGGAATCACGCGGATAAGTTCCTCCGGCGGCAATTTGTGCCTGACATCGACTTCAAAGTGCTGCTCTAAAAGCTTTACCCCTTCGGCGGAAACAGGGTCAGCAACTAAAATTCTCATTCACTATCCCTCCAAAATTACGATCTGGGCGGCGCGCACCCCAGCGCCCAGCTCGACTTTGTGTCCGAGCAGGGTCAGCGTCATTTCCAGGGTGGCCAAGGTCACCAAAATATCGGTTTCGGCTACATACCCGAGATGGCCGATACGGAAGATCTGGTTTTCCAACTTTTTCTGGCCGCCGGCCAGCGTGATGCCGAACCGCTCGCGCATGGTCTTTTGAATTTTTTTGGCTTCTATTCCTGCCGGCGGTAGCACG
This genomic interval from Sporolituus thermophilus DSM 23256 contains the following:
- a CDS encoding GGDEF domain-containing protein, with amino-acid sequence MEEMFWRVVHYVFGFLGVSVTAALYALSSFMDKDTVWLLAGGTAALAGIVTGKLLKYFRRGACTDSLTGLWNRGYFNRRLMEEMERAQRSQSSLCIAMIDTDNFKRINDSYGHVAGDKLLIELARMLKANTRTFDVVSRWGGDEFAVIFPDTTVEGALAVAERLRLVVQTNPDTYGVTLSIGILPVGKDTTVIQAIEMADQALYKAKRRKNEVAVWHPGLFRSVCRASLA
- a CDS encoding histidine phosphatase family protein, with protein sequence MATRFILVRHGETTWNREGRYQGQIDTPLSDFGKWQGERVAAALKDIPIDACYSSPLSRSYDTAVMCARHHGLAVTADDRLLEINHGEWEGMLASEVAARYPDLLEKWRTTVVDVRMPGGETIVDVRDRAMAAFRDYAARHAGQTVLVVAHDAVNKAVLCSILDIDLSHFWQVKQDNTCINVFEYQDNGCWRLVLMNSTAHLGFLFSGIEQKGL
- the serA gene encoding phosphoglycerate dehydrogenase, encoding MRILVADPVSAEGVKLLEQHFEVDVRHKLPPEELIRVIPAYDALVVRSETKVTKAVIDAAANLKVIGRAGVGVDNIDVEAATKRGIIVLNAPEGNTVAATEHTMAMMLALARNIPQAHATMKAGEWQRSKFMGVELRGKTLGILGLGRIGAGVAKRAMAMEMTVLAYDPFINADNAKALGVELVELDEVLAAADFLTLHLPLTADTRGLLGQDAFKRMKRGVRIINCARGGIIDEGALAQALQDGIVAGAAIDVFEKEPIDPNNPLLGLNNVVLTPHLGASTAEAQVGVAVDVARGIIAALRGEPVTTAVNLAPIPPHVLEVIQPYFKVAEKMGCLAVHLADGRISVVDVEYNGDISEVDTRLVTTAVLKGMLNPILQEKVNYVNAPGIAKARGIKVKEIKSKETANFANLITVRVRTDKTAHMVAGTLFGKTEGRIVMIDGYRVDVEPEGWLLIGPHIDKPGMVGKVGTILGEHNINIAGMQVGRTEQAGTNIMVMAVESDIPTPVMLRIKAVDGILGAKLVNFNAG